The following are from one region of the Bacteroidota bacterium genome:
- a CDS encoding GEVED domain-containing protein: protein MQQKLEPIAAKLLFKPYSSIPSFLKFKATAQPSFEEFMPWFKNTMGLDESFELKLLTQEADQIGYTHYRYQQLYNGLLVENTMYLIHVKNGKVVSMNGLLYDNFNSSNSKNISESDALKSAIAHMNAKVFMWDDPMSEQLIKMQRKDLYATWYPKGEMVYVASDYVTDSKRYRLAFKFDIYAIDPMSRQYVFVDAQVGEVLAHLDRIHTADTPVTAKTAMSGTQQIITDYYAANSFRLRETKRGNGVETYNMQKGTSYGSAVDFTDADTLWNNVNSNKDEYATDAHFGSEMTYDYYKNVHGRNSINGSGFKLISYIHYSSNYSNAFWNGSYMTYGDGNGSTINPLVSLDIAGHEITHGLTTFTAGLNYSYESGALNESFSDCLGTAIEWYGDSGKFEWDLATKIGWTIRSMANPKSKNQPDTYYGQNWYTGAADNGGVHTNSGVQNYWFYLLSEGDTGTNDNGDYYNVDSIGIHKAGAIAFRTLTYYLYSSAQYDDARTYSLLAAEDLFGTCSNEMFAVAAAWHAVGIGSNLSTYTAATLLQNTQNITPGTNNNVMLRINVTPACNATDTAFSFSFNTNGTSNVANIKNSKLYYTGVGTTFNTITKFGSTVNSPSGSFAFNGSQELVSNSDNYFWLVYDIDSAAKVGDSLDAECTSIDIDTVVTPAITAPAGFRLINYCIPTMTYGCFSGGMCISNFEVSDLANNTGTSCNSKAYNDYTNKVVKFEQGITYNSSIAVTSYNAYINIWIDFDDDGNFNNTNEQLLNKYLVVTNSTGNTTITIPAGAAIGYHRMRVRHQYAYSYTSLDACADGYYGEIEDYTANVLAQSNMVYNSTTTFQITPNVSRGSSNNEIIKIKVSTWGSLSPLKLNNLYLNSTGTTNLADVSNAKVYYTGTNSTFSTITQVGATVSNPGSSITVNDSIALSSGFNYFWIAYDVRPSAVLGNLLDAGCDSLDISGTIYMPDSIAPYGSRKIYYCVPATSYSPCTYMYINNVTIDSINSNSGCSPTSFSDFTNLSTATSQGDYINYNISLYAYNMYIGIWVDFNDNGLFDSAEQVVKNQLSTNLKASGTFAIPTSTSVGQHVVRVTADYYTYYNTTACSKLYYGETEDYMLNVDTMKNMNYISSATTQNTINVQRNTTNNQVIGIKIYTVGVANPLPVKSFQLNSTGTTDSNEIRNAKIWYTGSSPVFAATTQFGSNVTYPGNNFTINDSMILTTSGCNYFWLTYDIPSYAKLNNHIDAGCDSVTLGNTTYAPDTNNPNGDRKIYYCIPPNSLYPCYMYMSNVVLDSISKTSGCSSTSYSDYTSSSTTTNQGEYVNYNITSYVYAQYINIWVDFNSDGTFDSTERVVANQLTTSLKAAGSFLVPNSTLVGKYQVRIRADYYTSYAAASCSQFSYGETEDYTLNVDTIKSMFYISAQTFQNKKSVQLNTTNNEVIHIKINTKGAAFPIAAKSFTFYTTGTTNTNDISNARLWYTGTDSNYNTTTQFGSTISSPSSSAISFTDSITLQTGSNFFWISYDVNSGAKIGNYIDATCTAFKLNTASYTPDTAAPYGSRKIDYCTPTGGVANYYNNNYQWGITKVSLNNLSKSSGVPTSSAAYYTDYSANIANLVAGTNYSLYVTPGSSSVTYPQATIAWVDWNSNAVFDSTEELGRNTYHQYTDTIPFTVPSGQAQGSYRLRIMSGYYYYFYTGACKFNPCFVANTNLLDVGECEDYTIDIASPPNPVISPNSNIAFCIGIGQQYSTGYDTGYTYRWYKNGSTLLSSGKGHPYDSLYYNPSSAGTDTIIVKVTDSYGQSTTSAPVIVAIAAKAVGGTAGLSASSICSGDSVSLTLSGSAGSIIWQYLSAGVWTSTGSSANPHKVGPANNTSYRAYVASSICPNDSSNQITVTVSPKAIGGTASLSVNTICAGDSVALSLSSSSGNIAWQYFNGSAWVSLASSANPYKIAPVSTIIYRAYLTSGVCAPDSSNQVTLTVNSKAVAGSIAASSTTICNGDSVNLAISNNIGNIDWQYYNGNAWQSIGSSANSIYVSPTVNTDYRALITAGLCGTDTSKTISIIITPAAVAGNIFASASSICPGDSAFFALTGNTGTIEWQYDNSNNWQNLGSSANNIYVLPTVAASYRALVTSGKCGTDTSKTISITINPKAIAGTASTNATSICPGASTDLLLAGNTGSIDWQYYNGTSWVSAGNTSNSITVSPTAQTNYRAVVSTLCGMDSSNIISINIYNAPQAFITPGGPKDLCSGDSIMLTAGTANVYNWSTGETTPAITIKQTTTLTVTIIDNNGCTATSLAHTFTFHTPATPIITQQGDTLIASPAGATSYVWKLAGNITGTTSVNHFVPIQKGLYTVAYIDSFGCTSPASLSYNFNSVGIANVYYTAIVRVWPNPSNDGVFNLIATVGNSSHVSLRITDITGKLLSQEARAISDGNLNTTIDLSNLAHGIYLLYIDTENEKAGVPVKLVR from the coding sequence TGAAAAGTGCAATAGCACACATGAACGCAAAAGTATTTATGTGGGACGACCCCATGAGCGAACAGCTTATCAAAATGCAAAGAAAAGATTTATATGCCACTTGGTATCCCAAAGGCGAAATGGTATATGTAGCCAGCGATTATGTTACCGACTCCAAGCGTTATAGATTGGCCTTTAAATTCGATATATACGCTATCGACCCGATGAGTCGCCAATATGTTTTTGTGGATGCTCAAGTAGGAGAGGTGCTTGCACATTTAGATAGGATTCATACTGCCGACACACCTGTAACCGCTAAAACCGCGATGAGCGGCACGCAACAAATAATAACTGATTATTATGCTGCCAATAGTTTCAGATTGCGTGAAACAAAACGAGGCAATGGGGTGGAGACTTATAATATGCAAAAAGGAACTAGCTATGGCAGTGCGGTTGATTTTACAGATGCCGACACACTTTGGAATAATGTAAACAGTAACAAAGATGAATATGCTACAGATGCACATTTTGGGAGTGAAATGACATACGACTATTATAAGAATGTTCATGGAAGAAATAGTATTAATGGTTCAGGATTTAAACTGATAAGCTATATACATTATTCAAGCAATTATTCGAATGCTTTTTGGAATGGCAGCTATATGACTTATGGTGATGGTAATGGAAGTACGATCAACCCGCTTGTTTCCTTGGATATTGCAGGCCACGAAATTACCCACGGTTTAACAACATTTACAGCCGGATTAAATTATTCGTACGAGAGTGGTGCATTAAATGAATCTTTCAGTGATTGTTTGGGAACTGCGATAGAGTGGTATGGTGATTCAGGAAAATTTGAATGGGATCTTGCCACCAAGATTGGTTGGACGATTCGCTCCATGGCTAATCCCAAATCGAAAAACCAACCTGATACTTATTATGGTCAAAACTGGTATACGGGTGCTGCCGATAATGGCGGTGTGCATACCAATAGCGGGGTTCAAAATTATTGGTTCTATTTATTATCTGAAGGCGATACAGGCACTAACGATAATGGCGACTATTATAATGTGGACTCAATTGGCATCCATAAAGCAGGAGCTATAGCTTTCCGTACGCTTACTTATTATTTATATTCTTCCGCACAGTATGATGATGCCCGCACCTATTCTTTGCTGGCAGCAGAAGATTTATTCGGTACTTGTTCCAATGAAATGTTTGCAGTGGCTGCTGCATGGCATGCAGTAGGTATTGGTTCAAATTTGTCAACATATACTGCTGCAACTTTGCTACAAAACACACAAAATATAACACCTGGCACTAACAATAATGTGATGTTGAGGATTAATGTAACACCTGCATGTAATGCTACAGATACTGCTTTTTCATTTAGTTTTAATACCAATGGTACAAGTAATGTAGCGAATATCAAAAATTCAAAATTATACTATACAGGTGTGGGAACGACATTTAATACAATCACAAAATTTGGAAGTACCGTAAATTCCCCATCGGGTAGTTTTGCATTTAACGGAAGTCAGGAATTAGTGAGCAATAGCGACAATTATTTTTGGTTGGTATATGATATAGATTCTGCTGCCAAAGTGGGTGATTCACTCGATGCTGAATGTACCAGTATAGACATAGATACTGTGGTAACGCCAGCAATAACAGCCCCCGCAGGGTTTAGGTTAATCAACTATTGTATACCTACTATGACTTATGGATGTTTTTCTGGTGGTATGTGTATCAGTAATTTTGAGGTTTCCGATTTGGCAAATAATACAGGCACTAGTTGCAATTCGAAAGCATATAATGATTATACCAATAAGGTGGTAAAATTTGAGCAAGGAATTACATATAATAGCAGTATAGCGGTCACTTCGTATAATGCCTATATAAATATATGGATTGACTTTGATGATGATGGTAATTTTAATAATACAAATGAACAGCTTTTAAATAAATATCTTGTAGTAACCAACTCAACTGGCAATACGACTATTACAATACCCGCAGGTGCTGCCATTGGATATCACCGTATGCGGGTAAGACATCAATACGCTTATTCATATACATCGCTAGATGCTTGTGCTGATGGCTACTATGGAGAAATAGAAGATTATACCGCAAATGTATTGGCACAAAGTAATATGGTATATAATTCAACCACTACTTTTCAAATTACGCCCAATGTTTCAAGAGGTTCTAGCAATAACGAAATTATAAAAATCAAAGTGAGTACCTGGGGTTCGTTGAGTCCTCTAAAATTGAATAATTTATATTTGAATAGTACAGGAACTACTAATTTAGCAGATGTATCAAATGCCAAAGTATATTATACAGGAACAAATTCTACATTTTCTACTATTACACAAGTGGGTGCTACAGTTTCAAATCCTGGAAGTAGTATTACTGTGAACGATTCCATAGCACTTTCTTCTGGATTTAATTATTTCTGGATTGCTTATGATGTTAGACCATCTGCGGTACTAGGCAATTTGCTGGATGCAGGTTGCGATTCACTTGATATCTCTGGAACTATATATATGCCCGATTCTATTGCTCCCTATGGAAGTCGAAAAATATATTATTGCGTGCCAGCAACCTCATACTCTCCCTGTACTTATATGTATATAAATAATGTTACAATCGACTCCATCAATAGTAATTCAGGTTGTAGCCCTACTTCGTTTAGCGATTTCACCAATTTGAGCACCGCTACCTCGCAAGGAGATTATATTAATTATAATATATCATTATATGCATATAATATGTATATCGGAATATGGGTCGATTTTAATGATAATGGTTTGTTTGATTCTGCCGAACAAGTGGTAAAAAATCAATTATCAACTAATTTGAAAGCTAGTGGAACCTTTGCTATACCTACTAGTACAAGTGTGGGTCAACACGTGGTGAGGGTAACTGCAGATTATTATACTTATTATAATACCACAGCATGTAGCAAATTATATTACGGCGAAACAGAAGACTATATGTTAAATGTTGATACGATGAAAAATATGAATTATATATCATCTGCTACTACACAAAATACAATCAATGTTCAACGTAACACTACCAATAATCAAGTAATCGGAATTAAAATATATACTGTTGGGGTTGCCAATCCCTTACCCGTAAAATCATTCCAACTTAATTCCACAGGAACCACAGATAGCAACGAAATTAGGAATGCTAAAATATGGTATACAGGTTCAAGTCCTGTATTTGCTGCTACTACACAGTTTGGCAGCAATGTTACCTATCCTGGGAATAATTTTACTATCAATGATTCTATGATATTGACTACTTCAGGTTGCAATTATTTTTGGTTAACTTATGATATTCCTTCGTATGCCAAATTGAACAACCATATAGATGCGGGTTGCGATTCAGTAACACTTGGCAATACTACGTATGCACCCGACACCAATAATCCAAATGGGGATAGAAAAATATATTATTGTATTCCTCCCAATTCTCTTTACCCATGTTATATGTATATGAGTAATGTAGTTTTAGATTCCATCAGTAAAACTTCTGGTTGTAGCAGCACTTCCTATTCCGATTATACAAGTAGCAGCACTACTACCAATCAAGGTGAATATGTAAACTATAATATCACTTCTTATGTATATGCACAATATATAAATATATGGGTCGATTTCAACAGTGACGGTACTTTTGATTCAACTGAACGTGTGGTGGCAAATCAATTAACCACTTCTCTTAAAGCTGCTGGATCGTTCTTAGTTCCAAATTCTACTTTAGTTGGCAAATACCAAGTAAGAATAAGAGCTGATTATTATACCTCCTACGCAGCAGCTTCCTGTTCTCAATTTTCATATGGCGAAACTGAAGATTATACTTTAAATGTTGATACAATAAAAAGCATGTTTTATATTTCTGCTCAGACCTTTCAAAATAAAAAATCGGTACAGCTCAATACCACCAATAACGAAGTAATACATATAAAAATAAATACCAAGGGAGCCGCATTTCCAATAGCTGCCAAATCGTTCACCTTTTATACAACAGGTACTACCAATACTAATGATATCAGTAATGCCCGACTTTGGTATACAGGTACTGATTCTAATTATAATACTACTACACAATTTGGTAGCACTATATCAAGCCCTAGTAGCTCAGCCATATCATTTACCGATTCTATTACTTTGCAGACAGGATCTAATTTTTTCTGGATTAGTTATGATGTAAATTCTGGTGCAAAAATTGGAAATTATATTGATGCAACTTGCACGGCTTTTAAGCTTAATACTGCTAGTTACACCCCCGATACCGCTGCCCCTTATGGTAGCAGAAAAATTGATTACTGTACGCCCACAGGTGGTGTTGCCAACTATTATAATAATAACTATCAATGGGGTATCACCAAAGTTAGCCTCAACAATTTGAGCAAATCATCGGGTGTGCCAACTAGCAGTGCAGCTTACTATACTGATTACTCGGCCAATATTGCCAATCTTGTGGCAGGTACAAATTATTCATTATATGTTACACCAGGGTCTAGCTCAGTTACTTATCCGCAAGCAACCATAGCATGGGTAGACTGGAATAGTAATGCGGTGTTCGATTCGACTGAAGAACTTGGTCGCAACACCTATCATCAATATACCGATACCATTCCATTCACAGTACCTTCAGGGCAGGCACAAGGCTCTTATCGTTTGCGGATTATGTCAGGCTATTACTATTATTTCTATACAGGTGCTTGTAAATTTAATCCCTGTTTTGTGGCCAATACAAACTTGTTGGATGTGGGCGAATGCGAAGATTATACTATTGATATTGCATCTCCGCCAAACCCAGTTATTTCACCCAATAGCAATATAGCTTTTTGCATAGGAATTGGCCAACAATACAGCACTGGATATGATACGGGGTATACTTACCGATGGTATAAAAACGGTTCCACATTATTATCATCAGGTAAAGGCCATCCCTACGATTCGTTATATTATAATCCTTCATCAGCCGGAACTGATACAATCATCGTGAAAGTAACAGATTCTTATGGTCAATCAACCACATCAGCTCCTGTTATAGTTGCTATTGCAGCCAAGGCTGTGGGCGGTACGGCAGGCTTGTCGGCATCTTCTATTTGTAGTGGTGATTCGGTGAGTCTTACACTTTCGGGAAGTGCAGGAAGTATTATATGGCAATATTTATCTGCAGGTGTTTGGACCAGCACAGGTTCTTCGGCAAATCCTCATAAAGTAGGCCCTGCAAATAATACCAGTTATAGAGCTTATGTGGCTTCCAGTATTTGCCCAAATGATTCATCAAATCAAATTACTGTTACTGTTAGTCCCAAGGCAATTGGTGGAACAGCATCGCTTTCTGTAAATACTATCTGTGCAGGCGATTCGGTTGCCTTATCATTAAGCAGTAGCTCAGGCAATATTGCATGGCAGTATTTTAATGGTTCGGCATGGGTTAGTTTAGCCTCATCTGCAAATCCATATAAAATAGCACCAGTATCTACAATTATATATAGAGCTTATCTCACATCGGGTGTTTGTGCTCCCGATTCTTCAAACCAAGTTACTTTAACTGTGAATTCAAAAGCTGTGGCAGGTAGTATTGCAGCAAGTTCAACTACGATTTGTAATGGTGATTCTGTCAATTTAGCTATATCAAACAATATAGGAAATATCGATTGGCAATATTATAATGGTAATGCTTGGCAAAGTATAGGTTCATCAGCAAATAGTATATATGTTTCACCAACTGTAAATACAGATTATAGAGCTTTAATTACAGCAGGATTATGTGGCACGGATACTTCTAAAACAATAAGTATTATAATAACTCCTGCCGCAGTAGCAGGAAATATATTTGCATCTGCATCCTCAATTTGTCCTGGCGATTCAGCATTTTTCGCACTTACTGGAAATACAGGAACCATCGAATGGCAATATGATAATAGCAATAACTGGCAAAATTTAGGATCATCGGCAAATAATATATATGTATTACCAACAGTAGCCGCATCTTATCGTGCATTGGTAACCAGTGGAAAATGTGGAACTGATACTTCTAAAACTATATCAATAACTATAAACCCCAAAGCAATTGCAGGGACTGCCTCCACAAACGCAACGTCAATATGCCCTGGTGCTTCTACCGATTTATTACTTGCTGGAAATACAGGTAGTATCGATTGGCAATATTATAATGGCACATCGTGGGTTAGTGCAGGAAATACAAGCAATTCCATCACTGTTTCTCCTACTGCACAAACGAATTATCGTGCAGTGGTGTCCACGTTGTGTGGTATGGACAGTTCTAATATTATAAGCATAAATATATATAATGCACCGCAAGCATTTATTACCCCTGGTGGTCCCAAAGATTTATGTTCCGGCGATAGTATTATGCTAACAGCGGGCACTGCAAATGTATATAATTGGAGCACAGGAGAAACAACTCCCGCTATCACGATTAAACAGACCACAACTCTTACGGTTACTATTATTGATAACAATGGCTGTACTGCCACCTCACTAGCACATACATTTACATTCCACACCCCAGCAACTCCTATTATTACCCAGCAAGGAGATACACTTATTGCATCGCCAGCAGGTGCCACTTCTTATGTATGGAAACTAGCGGGAAATATAACAGGAACCACCTCTGTTAATCATTTTGTCCCCATTCAAAAGGGATTATATACTGTAGCATATATAGATAGTTTCGGATGCACTTCCCCCGCATCACTATCCTATAATTTCAACTCGGTAGGCATCGCTAATGTATATTATACTGCAATAGTACGTGTATGGCCAAACCCTAGTAACGACGGTGTGTTTAACCTAATAGCTACCGTGGGAAATAGTTCGCATGTATCATTAAGAATTACAGACATCACAGGGAAATTATTATCACAGGAAGCACGAGCTATCAGTGATGGTAATTTGAATACGACAATTGATTTGAGCAATTTGGCACATGGCATTTATTTATTATATATAGATACCGAAAACGAAAAAGCAGGTGTGCCTGTAAAATTGGTGAGGTAA